The DNA segment GTTTTTGTCCCGTCATACCAGGCCCATAAATCCGAGAGCATCAGTCCGACTGCTCCCGCAACGCTGAAGGTGTAGCGATTCAGATCGGCTTCAGTTTCAATGAGCCAATTGCATTCTGCCCAGTAGGCCATCCGATCCGCCATCGCTGCGGTGGCATCCCAAATCCGAGGGGCGATTGTGTCCGGTGCAAGTTGTGCCCAAACCCCAATGCGGAGGGTAACTTCATCGAGCTGATCCTGATAGTCCGCCAGCCCTGTGGCAAAGTCGCTTTCTTGGGACGATTCAGTCCCGGCCTGGAGATTGAGGCTAATCTGTCTGAGCAATTTCGCCTTAACCACGGGACTCAGATCGGGGTGATCTTCAATTTGGTCAATCGCCCGCATGCAGAGATAGGCGGAGGCAACGGCTTCTTGAAGGCCAGAGGGTAAAAGGCTAATCGGGATAAAAAAGGTGCGGCTCGTCGCTTTGAGCAAGTCCAACGCGGTATTTAGGGAAAGCATAGAATTAACTCCTCAAAGGGCTACGATGAGAATAGGATATTTTGGGCAGAACTTTACCACCTTGGGACAGTTGTCGGAAGTGACCGCAACTCAGAAAGCCCGCTTGCTGATATCCGTTTTGAGGTTTGAGTTTTAAGGTTTGAGGTTTGAGTTTTAAGGTTTGAGTTGCTACGTTGGCTGAGTCGAGGAACCAGATATTGCCCATCTGAAATCCCTTCATTCTTGGAGGTGGCTATAAACTCGCCCTTTCCAGGCTCCCCCTTGGCCGACCCAATGACGCCGCGCCGAATCAAGGGTCATGAGGGTATACAGCAAGGCAATGAACGGTAACGCCAGGGCGATCGCCGGAGCCACTCGGTACAGCCGCAC comes from the Synechococcales cyanobacterium T60_A2020_003 genome and includes:
- a CDS encoding phytoene/squalene synthase family protein, which gives rise to MLSLNTALDLLKATSRTFFIPISLLPSGLQEAVASAYLCMRAIDQIEDHPDLSPVVKAKLLRQISLNLQAGTESSQESDFATGLADYQDQLDEVTLRIGVWAQLAPDTIAPRIWDATAAMADRMAYWAECNWLIETEADLNRYTFSVAGAVGLMLSDLWAWYDGTKTSRMEAIGFGRGLQAVNIIRNHSEDLDRGINFYPVGWTSDDMQQYARRNLALADAYTDALPKGPALRFCKIPLALAHGTLDALAAGKEKLSRDDVIAIVKALT